The following are encoded in a window of Etheostoma cragini isolate CJK2018 chromosome 7, CSU_Ecrag_1.0, whole genome shotgun sequence genomic DNA:
- the lamb2l gene encoding laminin subunit beta-2 isoform X2 has protein sequence MCCQRDSLMSMRPGIMMSIMAQYLSLLMLALSVFGQELPSSPHGCTDGSCYPATGNLLIGRAVNLSATSTCGLNGPQPYCIVSHLQESDKCFECNSQHRFDPYRHRNSHRIENVIYLMDGNGDNTWWQSVNGEESVSIRLNLEAEFHFTHLIIKFKTFRPAAMFIERSADFGRTWRPYRYFASNCTKTFPGIPANGLHHINDIICEERYSDIEPSTNGEVIYKVLDPAIHVKDPYSLDIQELLRITNLRINFTKLNTLGDDLLDRRFDVLQKYYYAIYELVVRGSCFCYGHASECAPVPGVDARENGMIHGRCVCKHNTEGLNCERCRHFHNDLPWRPAEAENPHTCRECNCNGHSSHCHFDMAVYLATGNISGGVCDDCQHNTMGRNCEMCKPFYYQDPNRDVRDPQACVACDCDPVGSMEGGVCDSHTDLDVGMISGQCRCKANVKGTRCDDCKESYYGLSQNDPLGCQPCNCDPRGIIMMGAPCDQISGDCSCKRYVTGRYCNQCLPEYWGLSNDLAGCRPCDCDFGGAYNNRCMMESGQCDCRRHLIGRQCSEVQPGYFCAPLDYYKYEAEDATGHSPSDSPLPGKVRPQAETDCVQHLSNQLRRHRRHRRITNSQQHRAALRRIRQLQQTPDVRTVHREHTPSHMVTWTGPGFARVKDGAGLVFTIDNIPYAMEYDIMIRYEPESTEDWEAIVSVTSVMLPSSLRCGNLLPTEQLYTVTLPHRNRYIQMPRPFCFEPSNRYVVSIRFQRHGVTHRHLTAFILIDSLVLIPKYTELPGFQGNEPEAEQRREEMIRYMCLDSFMITPMPALAEMCSKLICSISSIIHDGALSCQCDPQGSLSGECHKVGGDCHCKPNVMGRRCDQCTPGTYGYGANGCTVCDCHSEGSLSHQCDPVTGQCQCRHGATGRQCSDCQPGQWGFPSCSPCQCNSHADICDPRNGECRDCRDYTTGHLCDSCADGFFGNPVLGSGDHCRPCPCPGNPGSDHFNAHSCHADHTSNQIICNCREGYTGLRCDQCAPGYYGNPEQYGGQCLPCECNGNIDTKDPGSCDPRTGQCLNCLYHTDGPSCGHCQHGYYGNALAHDCRLCTCVTAGTIHSACSDGQCHCDRQTGACPCRQNVAGHNCDQCAPNHWNYGQDQGCEHCGCDPQHALGTHCNMFTGQCQCRPGFGGKQCTECEQFHWGDPRLQCQECNCHLLGSEMAQCDRSTGACECKEGAAGKHCDECARGFTGDFPKCVQCHPCFHQWDDVVCQIKRDLEHIQYTAQKILESGVMPGVGDTRIKELERKLKGVQDLISMEDSNRIHQLIGQSIDDLRAEIALTDGRLMGVTRELNTTADEEEALRHILSVLEKELTHINATVAHKQRLLDNYLTSGFADQFEKVKKFYQESAKAEEKCNASVSGPLSPVEQSKETRAVTEDLLDASKVKFLRALAAQNKSLSELQQKAHDLDKKVHHLSHKVCGGHSNASVNGSCPDSQCGGAGCHDDQGNHVCGGHGCNGTVSTSVAALNHARNATDSLNAAKEELQSVAKKLQDIASLTQDVKNQAMNTLKKAQKKKDHFENNNKKLKDFIKKIRDFLTEEGADPESIEKVAQQVLSITLPVNKTALDQMVMQIKDSLSNLTNVEGIVNQTSQHISIAKELLDKAKDAKSRAEGVKDSANNTKQALDMSEKAIEKARAALKEANNNLNSTRNATVEVDERLTQLEDKQMDVMMRLNNLSREVEALRNKTEQNRQMAKDAIAQANNATQVASSLEQSLNDTENRYQELQMKVDSLGGESGGLNSINQKAQDIKNEAEDLLSKATKGIDQLKKLEKKFKSNEQRMQKQRMELDELKENATLVRDVIREQVQKYSNCV, from the exons GAGTCTGACAAGTGCTTTGAGTGTAACTCCCAGCATCGCTTTGACCCGTACCGCCACAGAAACAGCCACCGCATCGAAAACGTGATCTACCTCATGGACGGCAACGGAGACAACACATGGTGGCAATCTgtcaatg GAGAGGAGAGTGTCAGCATCAGACTGAACCTGGAGGCTGAATTCCACTTCACACATCTTATCATAAAGTTTAAG ACTTTCCGGCCTGCAGCCATGTTCATTGAGCGTTCGGCTGATTTTGGCCGCACTTGGCGCCCCTACCGCTACTTCGCTTCAAACTGTACCAAGACCTTCCCTGGCATCCCCGCCAACGGCCTGCACCACATCAACGACATCATCTGCGAGGAGCGCTACTCCGACATCGAACCCTCCACTAATGGAGAG GTCATTTATAAGGTTTTGGATCCCGCCATTCATGTGAAAGACCCATACAGCTTGGACATTCAAG AACTTCTGCGTATTACCAACCTGCGTATCAACTTTACTAAGCTTAACACTCTGGGAGACGACCTGCTGGACCGACGCTTCGATGTCCTGCAGAAATATTACTACGCCATCTATGAGCTGGTGGTCAGAGGGAGCTGCTTCTGTTACGGACATGCTTCAGAGTGCGCCCCAGTGCCAGGGGTGGACGCCCGGGAGAACGGCATG ATCCACGGTCGCTGTGTATGCAAACATAATACAGAGGGCCTGAACTGCGAGCGCTGCCGACATTTCCACAATGACCTGCCCTGGAGACCAGCGGAGGCAGAGAACCCACACACCTGCAGAG AGTGCAACTGTAATGGCCACTCAAGCCATTGTCACTTTGACATGGCGGTGTATTTGGCCACGGGCAACATCAGCGGAGGAGTGTGTGACGACTGTCAGCACAACACCATGGGACGCAACTGTGAGATGTGCAAACCTTTCTACTACCAAGACCCTAATAGGGATGTCAGGGACCCACAAGCCTGTGTTG ccTGTGACTGTGACCCAGTCGGATCGATGGAGGGAGGAGTGTGTGACAGTCACACCGACCTGGACGTGGGCATGATCTCAGGACAGTGTCGCTGCAAAGCCAACGTCAAAGGCACTCGCTGCGACGACTGCAAGGAGAGTTATTACGGACTCAGCCAGAATGACCCGCTGGGTTGTCAgc CTTGCAACTGTGACCCTCGTGGCATCATCATGATGGGAGCTCCTTGTGACCAGATCAGTGGGGACTGCTCCTGCAAAAGATATGTCACTGGTCGCTACTGCAACCAGTGTCTG CCTGAATACTGGGGGCTCAGCAACGACTTGGCCGGCTGCAGACCATGCGACTGTGACTTTGGTGGAGCCTACAACAACAG GTGCATGATGGAGAGCGGCCAGTGTGACTGCAGGAGGCATCTGATTGGTCGACAGTGTTCAGAGGTTCAGCCTGGGTATTTCTGTGCTCCGCTGGACTACTACAAATACGAGGCCGAAGACGCCACTGGACACTCCCCCAGTGACTCTCCACTGCCG GGCAAAGTTCGACCTCAGGCAGAGACCGACTGTGTTCAGCACCTCAGCAATCAGCTGAGGAGGCACCGGCGTCACCGTCGTATCACCAACTCGCAGCAACATCGGGCAGCGCTGAGACGTATCCGCCAGCTTCAACAAACA ccaGATGTGAGGACCGTTCATAGAGAGCACACTCCCAGTCACATGGTGACGTGGACAGGACCAGGTTTTGCCCGTGTGAAAGATGGTGCCGGCCTGGTGTTTACGATTGACAACATTCCCTACGCCATGGAGTACGACATCATGATCCGCTACGAACCTGAG tcaacAGAGGACTGGGAGGCTATAGTTAGTGTAACATCTGTAATGCTGCCGTCCAGTCTCCGGTGTGGAAACCTCCTACCAACTGAACAACTCTATACAGTGACTCTGCCGCATCGCAACAG ataCATCCAGATGCCCAGGCCATTCTGTTTCGAGCCAAGTAATCGTTATGTGGTTTCAATCAGGTTCCAACGCCACGGGGTCACACACCGACATCTCACTGCTTTCATTCTTATTGACTCG CTGGTCCTGATCCCCAAATATACTGAGCTTCCTGGTTTCCAAGGTAATGAGCCAGAAGCAGAGCAGCGGCGGGAGGAGATGATTCGCTACATGTGTCTGGATTCCTTTATGATCACACCGATGCCCGCCCTGGCTGAGATGTGCTCCAAACTCATCTGTAGTATTTCATCCATCATTCACGATGGTGCTTTGT CCTGTCAGTGTGACCCTCAGGGCTCCCTCAGTGGTGAGTGTCACAAGGTGGGAGGTGATTGTCATTGTAAACCCAACGTGATGGGTCGACGCTGTGACCAGTGTACCCCGGGAACCTACGGCTATGGAGCCAATGGCTGCACTG TGTGTGACTGCCACTCAGAGGGTTCATTGAGCCACCAATGTGACCCGGTTACAGGCCAGTGCCAGTGCAGGCATGGAGCCACTGGGCGTCAGTGCTCAGACTGCCAACCAGGCCAGTGGGGCTTCCCCAGCTGCAGCCCCTGTCAGTGTAACAGCCACGCAGACATCTGTGACCCCCGCAACGGGGAGTGTAGAGACTGCAGGGACTACACAACCGGACACCTCTGTGATAG TTGTGCGGATGGGTTCTTTGGAAACCCGGTGCTTGGTTCAGGGGATCACTGTCGGCCCTGCCCCTGCCCAGGTAACCCTGGCTCAGATCACTTTAATGCACACTCCTGTCATGCTGACCACACCTCTAACCAGATCATCTGTAACTGCAGGGAAGGCTATACTG GGCTCCGCTGTGACCAGTGTGCCCCTGGTTACTATGGCAACCCAGAGCAATACGGTGGGCAGTGCCTCCCGTGCGAGTGCAACGGCAACATCGACACCAAGGACCCTGGCTCATGTGACCCCAGGACTGGCCAATGTCTCAACTGTCTGTATCACACTGACGGTCCGTCCTGTGGCCACTGTCAACACGGTTACTATGGCAATGCTCTGGCCCACGACTGCAGAC TTTGTACCTGTGTGACTGCTGGCACCATCCACTCTGCTTGCAGCGATGGACAATGTCACTGTGACCGGCAGACGGGAGCCTGCCCTTGCAGGCAGAACGTGGCCGGCCATAACTGTGACCAGTGTGCTCCTAACCACTGGAACTACGGTCAGGACCAAGGCTGTGAGCACTGTGGCTGCGACCCACAACACGCACTTGGAACTCACTGCAACATG TTCACAGGCCAGTGCCAGTGTCGTCCAGGCTTTGGAGGTAAACAGTGCACTGAGTGTGAGCAGTTCCACTGGGGAGACCCACGGCTGCAATGTCAAG AGTGTAACTGCCATTTGCTGGGCTCAGAGATGGCCCAGTGCGACCGATCAACGGGGGCATGCGAGTGCAAGGAGGGAGCAGCGGGGAAGCACTGTGACGAATGCGCTCGCGGCTTCACCGGTGACTTTCCCAAGTGTGTCCAGTGTCACCCGTGCTTCCATCAGTGGGACGATGTGGTGTGCCAGATCAAAAGGGACCTGGAACACATCCAGTACACCGCACAGAAGATCCTGGAGAGCGGGGTCATGCCGGGAGTTGGGGACACACGCATCAAAGAGCTGGAGAGGAAGTTGAAAGGAGTGCAGGATCTAATCAGTATGGAGGACAGCAACAGGATCCACCAGCTGATTGGACAGAGCATTGATGACCTCAG GGCTGAGATCGCCCTGACCGACGGACGTTTGATGGGTGTCACCCGAGAGCTAAATACAACAGCAGACGAAGAAGAGGCACTGAGACACATATTGAGTGTCCTTGAGAAAGAGCTGACCCACATCAACGCCACTGTGGCTCACAAACAGCGCCTGCTAGATAACTACCTCACCTCCGGATTTGCAG ATCAGTTTGAGAAAGTGAAGAAGTTCTATCAGGAATCTGCGAAGGCTGAGGAGAAATGCAACGCTTCAGTGTCCGGTCCTCTCAGTCCTGTGGAACAGTCCAAAGAAACCCGCGCTGTCACTGAAGACTTGCTGGACGCCAGCAAAGTCAAGTTCCTCCGTGCTCTGGCTGCTCAGAACAAATCACTAAGCGAGCTGCAGCAGAAAGCCCACGACCTGGACAAGAAAGTCCATCACCTCAGTCACAAG GTATGTGGGGGTCATAGCAATGCCAGTGTGAACGGTAGTTGCCCAGACAGCCAATGCGGCGGTGCTGGTTGCCACGACGATCAGGGCAATCATGTATGTGGAGGACATGGATGCAATGGGACAGTGAGCACGTCTGTAGCAGCACTGAATCATGCGAGGAACGCCACTGACAGTCTGAACGCTGCCAAAGAAGAGCTGCAGAGTGTGGCGAaaaag CTCCAGGATATAGCATCTCTGACACAGGATGTGAAGAACCAGGCAATGAACACGCTGAAGAAAGCCCAGAAGAAGAAGGACCactttgaaaacaacaacaagaagctCAAAGATTTCATTAAGAAGATCAGAGACTTCCTCACTG AGGAGGGAGCAGACCCAGAGAGCATAGAGAAGGTGGCTCAGCAGGTGTTGTCGATCACCCTGCCGGTCAACAAGACCGCCCTCGACCAAATGGTCATGCAGATAAAGGACAGCCTTTCCAACCTCACCAACGTCGAGGGGATTGTCAACCAAACCTCGCAGCACATCAGCATAGCCAAGGAGCTGCTTGACAAAGCTAAAGATGCCAA GAGCCGAGCAGAGGGAGTGAAGGATTCAGCCAATAATACAAAGCAGGCCTTGGATATGTCTGAGAAGGCCATAGAGAAAGCCAGAGCAGCTCTGAAGGAAGCCAACAACAACCTGAACAGCACAAGGAATGCTACGGTTGAG GTGGATGAGAGGCTAACGCAGCTGGAGGATAAGCAGATGGATGTCATGATGCGTTTAAATAACCTTTCCAGAGAGGTGGAAGCTCTGAGGAACAAGACGGAGCAGAACAGACAAATGGCAAAGGACGCCATAGCACAGGCTAACAACGCCACACAAGTCGCATCCTCACTTGAGCAG AGTCTCAACGACACGGAGAATCGGTACCAGGAGCTGCAGATGAAGGTGGACTCTCTCGGCGGGGAGTCTGGAGGTCTGAATAGCATCAACCAGAAGGCTCAGGACATCAAGAATGAGGCAGAAGACCTCTTAAGCAAAGCCACCAAGGGGATAGACCAACTCAAGA AACTGGAGAAAAAGTTCAAGAGCAACGAGCAGCGAATGCAGAAGCAGCGCATGGAGCTGGACGAGCTGAAGGAAAACGCAACCTTGGTGCGGGACGTCATCCGGGAACAAGTGCAGAAGTACAGCAACTGTGTGTGA